A genomic stretch from Flavobacterium nitratireducens includes:
- a CDS encoding dipeptide epimerase: MELIIREYELQLKHTFTISRESIDTQPSLIVQLKSGGFSGYGEATSNPYYNITVPMMKQDLEAVQILIESTIDETPEDFWAKMYPQLKHNMFALCALDMAYNDLYARQQGKKLHELWHYNIERNPLTNYTIGIDTIDKMVSKMKELPWPIYKIKLGTSNDIEIVKALRAHTNAIFRIDANCGWGIEETLNNAIELKKLGVEFLEQPLKADDWAGHEFIYKHSVLPIIADESCIVEQDVAKCYNHFHGINIKLVKCGGLTPARRMIEQAKRLGLKTMVGCMTESSVGISAIAHLLPQLDYVDMDGALLLSEDIAKGVKIAHGKIDYSELNGTGVVLK; encoded by the coding sequence ATGGAATTGATTATTAGAGAATACGAGCTACAACTAAAGCACACATTCACAATCTCTAGAGAATCAATAGATACCCAACCCTCTTTAATAGTACAATTAAAAAGTGGTGGATTCTCAGGATATGGCGAAGCAACTTCAAATCCTTATTACAATATCACCGTACCCATGATGAAACAGGATTTAGAAGCAGTACAAATACTCATCGAATCAACAATTGATGAAACACCTGAAGATTTCTGGGCAAAAATGTATCCACAGCTTAAACATAATATGTTTGCCCTTTGTGCATTAGATATGGCTTACAACGATTTGTATGCACGTCAACAAGGAAAAAAACTACATGAACTTTGGCACTATAATATCGAAAGAAACCCTTTGACTAACTATACCATTGGGATTGATACGATAGACAAGATGGTGTCGAAAATGAAAGAGCTACCTTGGCCTATCTATAAAATCAAATTAGGAACGAGTAATGATATCGAAATTGTCAAAGCTTTAAGAGCACATACTAATGCTATTTTTAGAATTGATGCAAATTGTGGCTGGGGAATTGAAGAAACGCTAAACAACGCCATCGAACTAAAAAAATTAGGTGTTGAATTCCTAGAACAACCCTTAAAAGCGGATGATTGGGCAGGTCATGAATTCATTTACAAACATTCGGTGCTTCCTATAATTGCTGATGAAAGCTGTATTGTAGAACAAGATGTTGCCAAATGCTATAATCATTTTCATGGTATCAACATCAAACTAGTAAAATGTGGCGGATTAACTCCAGCACGCAGAATGATTGAACAAGCCAAAAGACTAGGATTAAAAACGATGGTGGGCTGCATGACGGAATCATCAGTTGGAATTTCAGCAATAGCCCATTTATTGCCTCAACTGGATTATGTGGATATGGATGGTGCTTTACTTTTATCGGAAGATATTGCCAAAGGAGTAAAAATAGCTCATGGAAAAATTGATTATTCAGAATTGAATGGAACCGGTGTTGTTTTAAAATAA
- a CDS encoding DUF1456 family protein: protein MTNNDIFKKLRVALMLRDDQIVEILELVDFRISKSELGAFFRDEKHPNYVECGDQVLRNFLNGLVIHLRGTKENPKNPKEVLAKHKSEIPAKAKESATGEPNQAKTNFKKKTNFKKPTPKIQVVEKVKFNNGKNKKS, encoded by the coding sequence ATGACAAACAACGATATTTTTAAAAAATTACGTGTAGCCCTAATGCTTCGCGATGATCAAATAGTTGAAATTTTAGAATTGGTAGATTTTAGAATTTCTAAATCCGAATTGGGTGCATTTTTTCGTGATGAAAAACATCCTAACTATGTAGAATGTGGCGATCAAGTTTTACGTAATTTTTTAAATGGCCTTGTAATTCACTTAAGAGGGACTAAGGAAAACCCTAAAAACCCTAAGGAAGTTTTAGCTAAACATAAGTCCGAAATCCCTGCCAAAGCTAAAGAATCAGCTACTGGCGAACCTAATCAAGCTAAAACAAATTTTAAGAAAAAAACCAACTTTAAAAAACCAACTCCAAAAATTCAAGTGGTAGAAAAAGTAAAATTCAATAACGGAAAAAACAAAAAATCCTAA
- the sucC gene encoding ADP-forming succinate--CoA ligase subunit beta codes for MNIHEYQGKEILASYGVRVQRGIVANSPVEAVAAAKQLTNETGTSWYVVKAQIHAGGRGKGGGVKLAKGIDKVEGIAEEIIGMQLVTPQTSAEGKTVHKVLIAEDVYYPGESETSEFYVSVLLNRATGRNMIMYSTEGGMDIEEVAEHTPHLIFTEEIDPAVGLQGFQARRIAFNLGVTGNAFKEMVKFIDALYKAYIGSDASMFEINPVLKTSDNKILAVDAKVNIDDNALFRQKVYADMRDVREENPIEVEAKEVGLNYVDLDGTVGCMVNGAGLAMATMDLIKYAGFEPANFLDVGGTADAKRVETAFRIILKDPNVKAILINIFGGIVRCDRVAQGVVDAYKNMGDAINVPIIVRLQGTNAEIAKELIDNSGMPILSAVQFQEAADQVQAALS; via the coding sequence ATGAACATACACGAATATCAAGGAAAAGAGATTTTAGCTAGCTATGGCGTTCGCGTTCAACGCGGAATCGTTGCAAATAGTCCAGTAGAAGCAGTTGCTGCTGCAAAACAATTAACTAACGAAACAGGAACGAGCTGGTACGTAGTTAAAGCACAAATTCACGCAGGTGGTCGTGGTAAAGGTGGAGGTGTTAAACTGGCTAAAGGTATTGACAAAGTAGAAGGAATTGCAGAAGAAATCATCGGAATGCAATTAGTTACTCCTCAAACATCTGCAGAAGGTAAAACAGTTCACAAAGTTTTAATTGCAGAGGATGTTTACTATCCAGGAGAATCTGAAACTTCAGAATTTTATGTGTCTGTATTGTTAAACAGAGCTACAGGACGTAATATGATTATGTATTCTACAGAAGGTGGAATGGATATTGAGGAAGTTGCTGAGCATACTCCGCACTTAATCTTTACTGAAGAAATTGACCCAGCTGTTGGTTTACAAGGTTTTCAAGCTAGAAGAATTGCATTTAACTTAGGTGTTACAGGTAATGCATTCAAAGAAATGGTGAAATTTATCGATGCTTTATATAAAGCTTATATTGGTTCAGATGCTTCTATGTTTGAAATCAATCCAGTTTTAAAAACATCTGATAATAAAATTTTAGCTGTTGATGCTAAAGTAAATATTGACGATAACGCATTGTTCAGACAAAAAGTGTATGCAGACATGCGTGATGTACGTGAAGAAAATCCAATTGAAGTAGAAGCTAAAGAAGTAGGATTGAACTATGTGGACCTTGATGGTACTGTAGGGTGTATGGTAAACGGTGCAGGTCTTGCTATGGCAACTATGGATTTGATTAAATATGCAGGTTTTGAGCCAGCTAACTTCCTTGATGTAGGAGGAACTGCTGATGCTAAACGTGTTGAAACAGCTTTCCGTATCATTTTGAAAGATCCAAACGTAAAAGCAATCTTAATCAATATCTTTGGTGGAATCGTTCGTTGTGACCGTGTTGCTCAAGGAGTTGTTGATGCATACAAAAACATGGGTGATGCTATTAATGTGCCAATCATTGTTCGTTTGCAAGGAACTAACGCTGAAATTGCAAAAGAATTAATTGATAATTCAGGTATGCCAATTTTATCGGCTGTTCAGTTCCAAGAAGCTGCTGATCAAGTACAAGCTGCACTTTCTTAG
- a CDS encoding aminotransferase class I/II-fold pyridoxal phosphate-dependent enzyme: MTVEEFPNRIIKIDNEKYIYFGGTAYLGLPPNKKFQKIAAKNIKHWGTAYGSSRNANIKLSAYEKGETFLAEFIQSQAALTVSSGMLAAQLVLKHLEFENFLFYHFPNNHKAISHNNSSPFFINGKINPRILDNTTEKIAILTDAVPSNSVNAVDLSVLEQIPNHKEIALVIDESHSLGIVGKEGCGLYSSIQYSNIQHKILVSSLGKALGVSGGVVAGSSVFIEKLKNNDIFVSSAGMNPAFVNTIAEAKKIIKKQQKKLQENLTYLGLKLATNNKILFEQNYPVIYPKIENINTILASKKIIITNFKYNSDNEYLNRIIITANHKKKDLNKIIKILNEYQNKQTS; this comes from the coding sequence ATGACAGTAGAGGAATTCCCAAATCGAATTATAAAAATCGACAACGAAAAATACATATACTTTGGCGGGACAGCTTATTTAGGCTTACCGCCAAATAAAAAATTCCAAAAAATAGCAGCCAAAAACATCAAGCATTGGGGAACAGCTTATGGAAGTTCTCGAAATGCCAATATAAAACTTTCGGCTTATGAGAAAGGTGAAACTTTTTTAGCTGAATTTATTCAATCACAAGCCGCTCTTACTGTCTCTTCAGGTATGTTAGCAGCACAATTGGTTTTGAAACATTTGGAATTTGAAAACTTTCTTTTTTATCATTTTCCAAATAATCATAAAGCAATTTCACACAATAATAGTTCTCCTTTTTTCATAAATGGAAAAATCAACCCGAGGATATTAGATAATACAACAGAAAAAATAGCCATCCTCACAGACGCAGTTCCTTCTAATTCTGTTAATGCAGTTGATCTTAGCGTTTTAGAGCAAATCCCAAATCATAAAGAAATTGCCTTAGTAATTGACGAATCTCATTCTTTAGGAATAGTAGGTAAAGAGGGTTGTGGTTTGTATTCTTCTATACAATATAGCAATATCCAACATAAGATATTAGTATCTTCTTTAGGTAAAGCTTTAGGTGTATCAGGGGGTGTTGTTGCTGGAAGTAGTGTTTTTATTGAAAAACTAAAAAACAATGATATTTTTGTGTCGAGTGCAGGAATGAATCCTGCGTTTGTAAATACAATTGCCGAAGCAAAAAAAATAATCAAGAAACAACAAAAAAAACTTCAAGAAAATCTAACCTATTTAGGTTTAAAACTGGCGACTAATAATAAGATTCTCTTTGAACAAAATTATCCTGTTATTTACCCCAAGATTGAAAACATCAATACAATCCTGGCATCAAAAAAAATAATCATTACAAATTTCAAATATAATTCTGATAACGAATATCTGAATAGAATCATTATAACTGCGAATCACAAAAAAAAGGATTTAAATAAAATAATTAAAATCCTCAACGAATATCAAAATAAGCAGACTAGCTAA